A window of Cryptomeria japonica chromosome 3, Sugi_1.0, whole genome shotgun sequence contains these coding sequences:
- the LOC131035964 gene encoding uncharacterized protein LOC131035964, which yields MKKNYNILDSVSDVAASCGDVIVMKKVLDCSAHLQISDTCTVLHAALNADVSEDKMFKMVEICLHKFELLPEKQLVNSPDDKGMTALHLAALQGKARVCELLLQHGVKPDVQDMTDRLPLHYAIEKRNEQVINLLFGKDVSEYFHTKGIPMLSFKSSDGQSPLDVAVTQNNIKLMTKLMSIVEQKPESYIDKVDGVKLLHEIAFQGSADIVRKLLEGGVNPLDVDEEGKTALHYAAMCRDIYSAVETIDVILDNCKDAETLKAMVDWEGKTAFHFAALNGNMTSGFSRLADLLHKRDIHDRSPLYYLLQAKFDHVRGLREYIKEMEKAGIYLGDLIDSTGQTPLHVAASEGKIYQVNALLSMSRHPKEYVRRADYWGKRHFTKLQDEDTWIP from the coding sequence ATGAAGAAGAATTATAATATACTTGACAGTGTTTCTGACGTGGCCGCAAGTTGTGGAGATGTTATTGTGATGAAGAAAGTGTTAGATTGCAGCGCTCACTTGCAGATCTCAGACACATGTACAGTTCTGCATGCTGCTCTTAACGCTGACGTTAGCGAGGATAAAATGTTCAAGATGGTGGAAATTTGTCTCCACAAGTTTGAATTGCTACCAGAAAAACAGTTGGTCAATTCACCAGATGACAAAGGAATGACAGCTCTCCACCTGGCAGCTTTGCAAGGGAAAGCACGTGTCTGTGAACTGCTTCTTCAGCACGGTGTCAAACCCGATGTTCAAGACATGACAGACCGACTGCCACTGCACTATGCAATTGAAAAGAGGAACGAGCAAGTTATTAATTTGCTGTTTGGGAAGGACGTCTCTGAGTATTTTCATACAAAGGGAATCCCGATGTTAAGTTTTAAAAGCAGTGACGGGCAAAGCCCTTTGGATGTTGCAGTTACCCAGAATAATATCAAACTAATGACAAAGTTAATGTCAATTGTAGAGCAAAAACCTGAGTCGTACATTGATAAAGTGGACGGTGTCAAGCTTCTGCATGAAATTGCATTTCAAGGTAGTGCAGATATTGTGAGAAAACTGTTGGAGGGAGGAGTCAATCCACTAGATGTCGACGAGGAGGGGAAAACGGCTTTACATTACGCTGCTATGTGTAGAGATATTTACTCAGCAGTAGAAACAATTGATGTAATTCTTGATAATTGTAAAGACGCAGAAACGTTGAAAGCAATGGTGGATTGGGAGGGTAAGACAGCTTTCCATTTTGCAGCTTTGAATGGGAATATGACGTCCGGATTTTCGCGGCTCGCAGATTTGCTACATAAAAGGGACATACATGATCGAAGCCCTCTTTATTATCTACTTCAAGCAAAGTTCGATCATGTTAGAGGTCTTCGTGAGTACATAAAAGAGATGGAGAAAGCAGGCATCTATTTGGGTGATTTGATAGATTCCACAGGGCAAACCCCTTTGCATGTGGCTGCTTCAGAGGGCAAAATATATCAAGTAAATGCTCTCCTTTCCATGTCGAGACATCCAAAAGAATATGTAAGAAGAGCCGATTACTGGGGCAAACGGCACTTCACAAAGCTACAGGACGAGGACACTTGGATACCATGA